In Geopsychrobacter electrodiphilus DSM 16401, a single window of DNA contains:
- a CDS encoding efflux RND transporter permease subunit, which translates to MLEKIITLSIRNKFMVVLATVFLIIGGLYAVSKTSLDAIPDLSDVQVIVFTKYPGQAPQVVEDQITYPLTTQMLAVPYAKTVRGYSFFGLSFVYIIFEDGTDMYWARSRVLEYLNYAAGKLPAGVTPALGADATGVGWVYEYVLESKNHDLQQLRSIQDWYLRYELTAVDGVSEVASIGGYVKQYQVKVDPNRLAAYGISLAQLRMAIKRSNNDVGGRLVEMGETEFMVRGLGYIKSVADLEQVVVSTDKRGTPILVRDIARVEIGPELRRGLAELDGKGEAVGGVVIMRYGENALKTIENVKKKLKQLQAGLPDGVTIKAVYDRSGLIERAVETLKGKLIEESIVVALVVALFLFHLRSALVAIFTLPVAILIAFIIMHAQGINANIMSLGGIAIAIGAMIDAAIVMIENAHKHLEHKKPDEAHWDVILKAAKEVGPSLFYSLLIITVSFVPVFTLTGQSGRLFKPLAFTKTYSMGAAAFLSVTLVPVLMGWFIRGKIPSETANPINRFLIRSYHPVVDFVLRWRKMVLLVALLVTISIILPLKQIGSEFMPPLYEGDLLYMPTTLPGISITKARELVQQTDRIIASFPEVEHVFGKAGRAETATDPAPLSMLETTIMLKPEADWPKVKSERFYTSWDEGLDWLKKPLRLVWPEEATISVNQLKQQLDKAIHFPGVTNAWTMPIKTRIDMLATGIKTPVGIKIMGDNLETLSRLGKEVEAAMRDVPGTLSAFSERVVGGNYLDYEIDRQAAARYGLTVGAIQDVIQTAIGGMNVTQTVEGLERYPVNIRYDRDYRNNLEALKRILITTPQGARIPISQVAKVSIKKGPPGIKSENARRTAWVYVDMTGSDIGSFVKSAQQAVSEKVKLPPGYNLVWSGQYEYMQEANQRLQMVIPLTILVIFVILYMSTKSLVKTAIVFVSVPMALVGCFWFIWFLGYNSSIAVWVGVIALGGIAAETGVVMLLYLDLAYKLWEEKGRMKTRGDLVQAIHHGAVSRIRPIIMTLSVIIAGLVPIMWSHGAGADVMKRIAAPMIGGVVTAGLMELTVFPVIYFLWRGIGLIKDLTPTSAEDISETETFIERPLRRREKYDWEDDPTDSQI; encoded by the coding sequence ATGCTTGAAAAGATCATTACCCTCTCGATTCGCAACAAATTTATGGTCGTACTGGCCACCGTCTTTCTGATCATCGGTGGGCTTTATGCGGTGTCCAAGACCTCCCTCGATGCGATTCCCGATCTGTCGGATGTTCAGGTGATTGTCTTTACCAAGTATCCGGGGCAGGCCCCCCAGGTGGTCGAAGACCAGATCACCTACCCGTTGACCACCCAGATGTTGGCCGTCCCCTATGCCAAGACGGTGCGCGGCTACTCCTTCTTCGGTCTGTCTTTCGTCTATATTATTTTTGAAGACGGCACCGACATGTACTGGGCGCGTTCACGGGTGCTCGAGTACCTGAACTATGCCGCAGGCAAGCTGCCGGCCGGGGTCACGCCCGCTCTCGGCGCCGATGCCACCGGAGTCGGCTGGGTCTATGAGTATGTGCTCGAGAGCAAAAATCACGATCTGCAGCAGCTGCGCTCGATTCAGGATTGGTATCTGCGTTATGAGTTGACCGCCGTAGACGGGGTTTCCGAGGTCGCCAGCATCGGCGGCTATGTCAAACAGTATCAGGTCAAAGTCGATCCGAACCGCCTTGCGGCCTACGGTATCTCACTCGCTCAGCTGCGCATGGCGATTAAGCGCAGCAATAATGACGTCGGTGGAAGGCTGGTCGAGATGGGCGAGACCGAATTCATGGTCCGCGGTCTGGGTTACATAAAGTCGGTTGCTGATCTGGAGCAGGTGGTGGTGAGCACCGATAAGCGCGGCACCCCGATTCTGGTCAGGGATATTGCCCGGGTCGAGATTGGGCCGGAGTTGCGCCGTGGCCTGGCTGAACTGGATGGCAAGGGCGAAGCGGTCGGCGGCGTTGTTATTATGCGCTACGGCGAAAATGCGCTGAAGACGATCGAAAACGTCAAGAAAAAGCTCAAACAACTGCAGGCCGGACTGCCGGACGGGGTGACGATCAAGGCAGTTTACGATCGCAGCGGCTTGATTGAACGCGCGGTCGAAACCCTGAAAGGCAAGTTGATCGAAGAGAGTATCGTCGTGGCCCTCGTCGTGGCGCTCTTTCTCTTCCATCTGCGCAGCGCACTGGTGGCGATCTTCACCCTGCCGGTGGCGATTCTTATCGCCTTTATCATCATGCACGCCCAGGGGATCAACGCCAATATCATGAGTCTCGGCGGCATCGCCATCGCCATCGGGGCGATGATCGACGCCGCGATCGTCATGATCGAAAACGCGCATAAACATCTTGAACATAAAAAACCGGATGAAGCGCACTGGGATGTCATCCTGAAGGCGGCCAAAGAGGTCGGTCCTTCGCTCTTCTACTCGCTGTTGATCATCACCGTCTCCTTCGTGCCGGTCTTTACCCTGACCGGACAGTCCGGGCGGCTGTTTAAGCCGCTGGCGTTCACCAAGACCTATTCCATGGGGGCGGCCGCTTTTCTTTCGGTGACCCTGGTGCCGGTGCTGATGGGCTGGTTTATCCGCGGCAAGATCCCCTCGGAAACCGCCAATCCGATCAACCGCTTCTTGATTCGCAGCTACCATCCGGTCGTCGATTTTGTGCTCAGGTGGCGCAAGATGGTGTTGCTGGTGGCGCTGCTGGTGACCATCTCGATCATCCTGCCGCTGAAGCAGATCGGCTCGGAATTCATGCCGCCGCTCTACGAGGGGGATCTGCTCTATATGCCGACCACCCTGCCGGGAATCTCCATCACCAAGGCGCGCGAGCTTGTGCAACAGACCGACCGGATTATCGCCAGCTTCCCCGAAGTGGAACATGTCTTCGGTAAGGCGGGCCGTGCCGAGACCGCGACCGATCCTGCGCCGCTGTCGATGCTTGAGACCACCATCATGCTCAAGCCCGAGGCGGACTGGCCCAAGGTTAAGAGCGAGCGCTTCTACACGAGTTGGGATGAGGGACTCGACTGGCTGAAGAAGCCCTTGCGTCTGGTCTGGCCCGAAGAGGCGACGATCAGCGTGAATCAGTTGAAGCAGCAGCTCGACAAGGCGATCCACTTTCCTGGCGTAACCAACGCCTGGACCATGCCGATCAAAACCCGCATCGATATGCTGGCGACCGGCATCAAGACCCCAGTCGGCATCAAGATCATGGGGGACAACCTTGAGACCCTCAGCCGTCTTGGTAAAGAAGTTGAGGCGGCGATGCGCGATGTCCCTGGCACCCTGTCGGCTTTTTCTGAGCGGGTGGTGGGGGGCAATTACCTCGATTATGAGATCGATCGTCAGGCAGCTGCGCGCTACGGCCTGACGGTTGGTGCTATTCAGGATGTGATTCAGACCGCCATCGGCGGCATGAACGTCACCCAGACGGTCGAAGGCCTCGAACGCTACCCGGTTAATATCCGCTATGATCGCGACTATCGGAATAATCTCGAGGCCCTCAAGCGCATTCTGATTACCACTCCGCAGGGTGCACGAATCCCGATCAGCCAGGTGGCCAAAGTCAGCATCAAGAAAGGACCACCCGGCATCAAAAGCGAAAACGCGCGTCGTACGGCCTGGGTCTATGTCGATATGACCGGTAGTGATATTGGCAGCTTTGTCAAGAGTGCCCAGCAGGCCGTCAGCGAAAAGGTTAAGCTCCCGCCCGGCTATAACCTGGTTTGGAGCGGTCAGTACGAATATATGCAGGAAGCGAATCAGCGGCTGCAGATGGTCATCCCGCTGACCATCCTGGTGATTTTTGTCATCCTCTACATGAGCACCAAGTCGCTGGTTAAAACCGCCATCGTCTTTGTTTCGGTGCCGATGGCCCTGGTCGGCTGCTTCTGGTTTATTTGGTTCTTGGGCTATAACAGCTCGATTGCGGTCTGGGTCGGGGTCATCGCCCTGGGCGGAATCGCGGCTGAAACCGGGGTGGTCATGCTGCTCTATCTCGATCTGGCATATAAGCTCTGGGAAGAGAAGGGACGTATGAAAACCCGAGGTGACCTGGTGCAGGCGATCCACCATGGCGCCGTCAGCCGGATACGACCGATTATTATGACGCTTTCGGTGATCATCGCCGGTCTGGTGCCGATCATGTGGAGTCACGGTGCCGGTGCCGATGTCATGAAACGGATCGCCGCGCCGATGATCGGCGGGGTGGTGACCGCGGGGCTTATGGAGCTGACGGTCTTCCCTGTCATCTATTTTCTCTGGCGTGGTATCGGACTGATCAAGGATCTGACCCCGACATCTGCCGAGGATATCAGTGAGACCGAAACCTTTATTGAACGACCGCTCCGACGTAGGGAAAAATATGACTGGGAAGATGATCCAACAGATTCCCAGATTTAG
- a CDS encoding OsmC family protein, translating to MSVKIKNAITQLIDTIDKKPQVATSVFRASAFSETDSFAVRSQIRGFTTTIDEPLELGGTDTGPNPVEMLLAALGGCQEIVYRAYAAVMGLEIERIEVHAKGYLDLRGLLNLADVPSGFSQISFTAKIISDEPEEKLHQLAKMVEKHCPVMDSLMREVAVTGKVEVVKSGDTAAPPKVVLSEIAND from the coding sequence ATGAGCGTTAAAATCAAAAATGCCATCACACAGCTAATAGATACGATCGATAAAAAGCCGCAGGTTGCCACCTCGGTGTTTCGGGCATCTGCCTTTTCAGAAACAGACAGCTTCGCCGTACGATCACAAATTCGCGGTTTTACAACAACAATTGATGAACCACTGGAATTGGGCGGCACAGACACTGGGCCCAATCCGGTTGAGATGCTGTTGGCCGCACTTGGAGGCTGCCAGGAGATAGTTTACCGTGCCTATGCGGCAGTCATGGGCCTTGAAATCGAGCGAATCGAGGTACATGCCAAAGGCTATCTTGACCTGCGCGGGTTGTTGAACCTGGCGGACGTTCCCTCCGGTTTCTCTCAGATTTCTTTTACGGCCAAGATTATTTCCGACGAACCAGAAGAAAAACTGCATCAATTGGCCAAAATGGTGGAGAAACACTGCCCGGTGATGGATAGCCTGATGCGGGAAGTCGCTGTGACCGGAAAGGTCGAGGTCGTAAAGAGCGGCGACACGGCCGCGCCGCCCAAGGTGGTCC
- a CDS encoding TolC family protein, protein MKLLLSLIVLLCSLTIALPAFAGMPVDSELLSSLLAEAEIHNPALQAAREAVDVAASRIDQVSALPDPMLSISLMNYPIDTLRNDKTPMTGNDFKLSQMFPFPGKLATKRELAHQHELWAKAKYEDLVLQVRQQVRDTWFKLSFQRQAIGLIQTNMKLMDDFIRLTEARYQVGKGLQQNVLKAQVERSRLLDRLLGLQQDAENSKARINSLVGRPTEQSLADIDEPVEVSYTPSLENLRKLARQNRPMFGAFDALIGQSEQKGKLAKLDYRPDFTVWAGYRFRADDLPDKGTDFVSGGVSLNLPFPNAKRRAAVREADASLRMAHQQRNEFTRQVDLALHNGLTDLQQAQQLVKLYRGGIIPQAEQTYKATLSAYQVDKVDFLTLTDSLMTVYRFRIDLARAESDVQRSAARLLATTGLDDIAQSISPSLDR, encoded by the coding sequence ATGAAGTTGTTGCTTTCGCTAATCGTTCTTTTGTGCAGCCTGACGATTGCCCTGCCGGCGTTTGCTGGTATGCCGGTGGATTCTGAACTGCTTTCTTCCCTTCTTGCAGAAGCTGAAATCCATAATCCGGCATTGCAGGCAGCACGTGAGGCTGTGGATGTGGCGGCCTCCCGGATTGATCAGGTTTCAGCCCTGCCAGATCCGATGCTGTCGATCAGCCTGATGAATTACCCAATAGATACGTTGCGTAACGATAAAACGCCGATGACCGGTAATGACTTCAAGTTGTCGCAGATGTTTCCCTTCCCCGGAAAACTTGCCACCAAGAGAGAGCTTGCCCATCAGCACGAACTCTGGGCAAAAGCAAAATATGAAGATTTGGTGTTGCAGGTTCGCCAGCAGGTTCGAGACACCTGGTTCAAGTTGAGTTTTCAACGTCAGGCAATTGGCCTGATACAAACCAATATGAAGCTGATGGATGACTTTATCCGGCTGACCGAAGCGCGTTATCAGGTGGGCAAGGGTTTGCAGCAGAATGTTCTGAAGGCTCAGGTTGAGCGTTCGCGCCTCCTTGATCGTCTGCTTGGCCTGCAGCAGGATGCTGAAAACAGCAAGGCGCGGATTAACAGTCTGGTCGGACGGCCAACGGAACAGTCCCTTGCTGATATCGACGAACCCGTTGAGGTTTCGTACACTCCGAGTCTCGAAAACTTACGTAAACTGGCACGTCAAAATCGCCCGATGTTCGGTGCTTTTGACGCATTGATAGGCCAATCTGAACAGAAGGGCAAGCTGGCCAAGCTCGATTATCGTCCCGACTTTACGGTCTGGGCAGGTTACCGCTTTCGTGCCGATGATCTCCCCGACAAGGGCACCGATTTTGTCAGTGGCGGAGTCAGCCTGAACCTCCCTTTCCCCAACGCCAAACGGCGGGCTGCAGTGCGGGAAGCCGATGCGAGTCTGCGGATGGCTCACCAGCAGCGTAACGAGTTTACCCGTCAAGTCGATCTGGCATTACATAACGGTCTGACAGATCTGCAGCAGGCTCAGCAGCTGGTTAAGCTCTACCGTGGCGGCATCATTCCCCAAGCTGAGCAAACCTACAAGGCGACCTTGTCGGCCTATCAGGTGGACAAGGTCGATTTCTTGACCCTGACTGATTCGCTAATGACGGTTTACCGTTTTCGTATCGATCTGGCGCGTGCCGAATCCGACGTTCAGCGCAGTGCCGCACGGTTGCTCGCAACCACCGGCCTGGACGATATCGCTCAATCTATCTCCCCCTCTCTCGACCGATAA
- a CDS encoding efflux RND transporter periplasmic adaptor subunit yields the protein MRKLTLSLLFMPLAVLLLAGLYWMTASMLAPQTVDFSIIRRAAAAERKVKYWKAPMDPTYIRNAPGKSPMGMDLVPVYEDDAQSGSTLSIDPVTAQNMGVRTAPVVVGDIFKRIRTVGLIAYEEPRQYSVNARISGWVEKLYVNEKGQKVKQGQPLLEIYSPELVTAQQELILAKQNLAGLSKSSFPEIVEGAKRLLEASRSRLSLWDISSAQIAQIEKSGQVQKRLTLEAPHSGIVSMKMVTEGMHIQPGAPLFQISDLSRVWVYADLYENELPFVKVGQQASVTLPYANEKPRSAKVSYLYPYVDAKTRTVKARLEFSNTDRSLRPDMYVNVEIQAEPRTHVLMIPAEAVLNSGDKQRVFVALGGGKFEPRMVKTGVQGDAGMIEIVSGVAPGETVVTSAQFLFDSESQLREAVNKMLEPKKEPSADAGAAADLFGDEKASSKKKLDDLF from the coding sequence ATGCGTAAGCTTACTCTCTCACTATTATTCATGCCCCTGGCTGTGCTTCTGTTGGCTGGACTTTACTGGATGACGGCCTCGATGCTCGCACCTCAGACGGTCGATTTTAGTATCATTAGACGTGCTGCCGCTGCCGAGAGGAAAGTCAAATACTGGAAGGCGCCGATGGATCCGACCTATATCCGTAACGCCCCGGGAAAATCGCCGATGGGGATGGATCTGGTGCCGGTTTACGAAGACGATGCGCAAAGCGGCTCAACCCTCAGTATCGATCCTGTGACCGCCCAGAATATGGGGGTCCGTACGGCACCGGTGGTCGTAGGGGATATCTTTAAACGGATCCGCACCGTCGGTCTGATCGCTTACGAAGAACCGAGGCAGTACTCCGTTAACGCCAGAATCTCAGGCTGGGTCGAGAAACTCTATGTCAACGAGAAGGGCCAGAAGGTCAAGCAAGGGCAGCCGCTGTTAGAGATCTATAGCCCCGAACTGGTAACCGCCCAGCAGGAGTTGATTCTGGCGAAGCAGAACCTTGCTGGTCTCTCAAAAAGCAGTTTCCCCGAGATCGTCGAGGGGGCAAAACGGCTGCTTGAAGCCTCGCGGAGTCGTTTGAGCCTGTGGGATATTTCAAGTGCACAGATCGCTCAGATCGAAAAAAGTGGTCAGGTGCAGAAACGTCTGACTCTTGAAGCGCCTCACTCCGGGATCGTGTCGATGAAAATGGTCACCGAGGGGATGCATATCCAGCCCGGTGCGCCATTGTTTCAGATCTCCGACCTCTCGCGGGTCTGGGTTTACGCTGATCTCTACGAAAACGAACTGCCCTTCGTCAAGGTCGGACAGCAGGCCAGTGTGACCCTCCCCTATGCCAATGAGAAACCACGCAGCGCCAAAGTGAGTTACCTCTACCCCTATGTCGATGCCAAGACCCGTACGGTCAAGGCGCGGTTGGAGTTTTCCAACACCGACCGCAGCCTGCGCCCCGATATGTATGTCAACGTCGAGATTCAGGCCGAACCGCGCACGCATGTGCTGATGATACCGGCCGAAGCGGTTCTGAATTCGGGCGACAAACAGCGGGTCTTTGTTGCTTTGGGCGGCGGGAAGTTTGAACCGCGCATGGTCAAGACCGGGGTTCAGGGCGACGCGGGCATGATTGAAATTGTGAGCGGTGTCGCTCCCGGTGAAACGGTGGTGACCTCGGCTCAGTTCCTGTTTGATTCGGAAAGTCAGCTGCGCGAGGCGGTTAATAAAATGCTGGAGCCGAAAAAAGAGCCCTCCGCCGATGCTGGAGCCGCTGCCGATCTGTTTGGCGATGAAAAAGCTTCCTCCAAAAAGAAACTCGATGACCTCTTCTGA
- a CDS encoding efflux transporter outer membrane subunit, with amino-acid sequence MLKQSCQLFFTLMLFLFIGGCALGPDYQIPESLAPTQYKNNAPWKNATPSDYLDKGNWWEIYTDETLNRLELQASEANQTLKAAYARLTQAKAALGVSKASKLPSVDLSGNAKRSRVLLNRFGFDTGPSGILFNYYDISSVLNYEIDFFGRVKRTVEAAEASAESATADYQTLLLLLQAELASSYFTLRSTDIEISLLERTLELRKEALAIAQSRYKHGLVGLREMLLARAEFASTKADLVGLQKQRGELENSIALLIGQFPSTFTLDTVSVNLTVPAIVPGLPSSLLERRPDVASAERQMAAASARIGVAKTAFFPAINLIGSAGFGSSQLDNLFNWDNRSWALGPAISLPIFDGGRKSNNLRQAKAAYEEAVANYRQQVLVAFQEVEDGLHGLQTLNQQGQELQQAVDDYTKVWQISEMRYKAGLVSALEVIDDRIPVLLFERLYNQIHGQQLIASVLLVKALGGGWQSEF; translated from the coding sequence ATGTTGAAACAGAGCTGCCAATTATTTTTTACTTTGATGCTCTTCCTATTTATTGGTGGATGCGCCCTCGGCCCCGACTATCAAATACCCGAATCGCTGGCGCCAACTCAGTACAAAAACAACGCGCCTTGGAAAAATGCCACACCCAGCGATTACCTGGATAAGGGGAATTGGTGGGAAATTTACACAGATGAAACCTTGAACAGGCTGGAATTGCAGGCCAGCGAAGCTAATCAGACACTTAAAGCAGCTTATGCGCGCCTGACACAGGCAAAGGCGGCGCTCGGTGTCAGCAAGGCTTCCAAGCTTCCTAGCGTAGACTTATCGGGAAACGCAAAGCGCTCGCGTGTTCTTCTCAACAGGTTTGGTTTTGATACCGGCCCGTCCGGCATTCTTTTTAATTATTACGATATTTCCTCCGTCCTCAACTACGAAATCGACTTTTTTGGGCGAGTGAAGCGTACCGTTGAAGCAGCAGAGGCCAGCGCCGAAAGCGCAACCGCCGATTACCAGACATTGCTGCTGCTGTTGCAGGCGGAGCTAGCGAGCAGCTATTTTACACTGCGCTCAACCGATATCGAAATCTCACTACTGGAACGGACCCTGGAACTGCGTAAAGAAGCTCTTGCAATTGCCCAAAGTCGGTATAAACATGGGCTCGTCGGCCTCCGTGAGATGTTGCTTGCCCGGGCTGAATTTGCCTCGACAAAAGCCGACTTGGTTGGCCTGCAGAAGCAGCGGGGAGAGTTGGAGAATTCAATTGCCTTATTAATTGGACAGTTCCCCTCAACTTTCACATTGGACACAGTCTCGGTTAATTTAACCGTCCCTGCGATAGTCCCCGGTCTGCCGTCCAGTCTGCTGGAACGCCGCCCAGACGTTGCTTCCGCCGAACGCCAGATGGCCGCCGCCTCAGCCCGCATCGGAGTGGCAAAAACAGCCTTCTTCCCGGCAATCAACCTGATAGGCAGCGCCGGTTTCGGAAGCAGTCAGCTTGACAATTTGTTCAACTGGGACAATCGCAGCTGGGCCCTGGGTCCGGCTATCTCTCTTCCGATCTTTGATGGGGGCCGAAAAAGCAATAATCTTAGGCAAGCCAAGGCTGCGTATGAAGAAGCGGTTGCCAACTACCGCCAACAGGTGCTGGTGGCCTTTCAGGAGGTGGAAGACGGGCTTCACGGTTTGCAGACATTGAATCAACAGGGTCAGGAACTGCAACAAGCCGTCGATGATTACACCAAAGTTTGGCAGATTTCTGAAATGCGTTACAAAGCCGGTTTAGTCAGCGCCCTCGAGGTCATTGATGACCGGATTCCCGTCCTATTATTTGAGCGCTTGTATAACCAGATCCACGGACAACAGCTGATTGCCAGCGTGCTTCTGGTCAAAGCTTTGGGTGGTGGTTGGCAATCTGAGTTTTAA
- a CDS encoding cation transporter, whose product MKRKLVVMLAVLALGGAVAAASVFMSGGPTIKAAAMAELNVTNLSCGSCVNNIQQALAKIDGVGTADISVTNGRGQVTYDPARTSSAAIVKAVTDAGYPSTVRLDLSADDFQKLQSETEQLSAAYVARIGSRLLSRDDFNQALNLRRTSDLGGSASSFDSPQLQAQVWKELKEREVMLAAADVNKIVVQDGEVSLEIERIKAATPDFEQTIKSRFGSPEQFFTKVKENMIINRNIELNVIAGAQTNRDKQLRFSEWYNDTLRKTDVVIFDPAIKQAEASGSSSCGGSCSGSKS is encoded by the coding sequence ATGAAGAGAAAACTGGTGGTCATGTTGGCTGTGTTAGCTCTTGGAGGTGCAGTCGCTGCCGCCTCTGTATTTATGAGCGGTGGGCCGACGATAAAAGCGGCCGCTATGGCGGAACTGAATGTTACCAATTTAAGCTGTGGGTCCTGCGTCAACAATATTCAGCAGGCGCTTGCCAAGATCGATGGGGTCGGCACGGCTGATATCAGCGTCACCAATGGCCGTGGACAGGTGACTTATGACCCAGCCAGGACCAGTTCTGCGGCTATTGTGAAGGCGGTCACTGACGCTGGCTATCCCTCTACTGTACGACTGGACCTGAGTGCGGATGATTTTCAAAAGCTCCAGAGTGAAACTGAGCAATTAAGTGCGGCCTATGTCGCACGCATCGGTAGCCGTTTGCTGTCACGAGACGATTTCAACCAGGCTCTCAATTTGCGCAGAACGTCAGACCTGGGCGGGAGTGCATCATCCTTTGACAGTCCGCAACTGCAGGCCCAGGTCTGGAAAGAGTTGAAAGAGCGAGAGGTTATGCTCGCTGCTGCAGATGTTAACAAGATCGTAGTCCAGGATGGGGAAGTCAGTCTTGAAATAGAACGTATAAAGGCCGCAACTCCTGATTTTGAGCAAACAATTAAGAGTAGATTCGGTAGCCCTGAGCAATTTTTTACCAAAGTGAAGGAGAATATGATTATCAATCGTAATATTGAATTGAATGTCATTGCAGGGGCCCAAACCAATCGGGACAAGCAGTTGCGTTTCTCAGAGTGGTACAACGACACCCTACGAAAGACTGATGTCGTTATCTTTGACCCCGCCATCAAGCAGGCAGAAGCCTCTGGAAGTTCCTCCTGTGGCGGATCTTGTAGCGGCAGCAAATCCTGA